Genomic DNA from Lutibacter sp. A80:
TTGTAATACACCCTTTAAACTATAATTTTGTATTTAGCGATGGAGATAGCAATTTTGAATCTTCTTTAGGTGCCAAAATAGTTGCTGATTATACAAAGCAACTTGGAGCAGTTAATTTTAAAACAAATTTTTCTGCATTTCAAAGTTATAAAGATGCAGATTATTCAAACTGGACGTGGACCAACTCTTTTGGGTACACACTTTGGAAAGGTATTGGTGTAGGTTTTGATTTAGGTTTAAGAAAAAACAAACAAGAGGCTTTGAATTATGCTTTAGATGATGATGAGTCAGCTACATTTGATACTATTGACAATAAACTTCAAACATACTGGATGTTTGGTTTAAACTATTCTTTTTAAGAGGTTTAATTAAACTATAAAATAACTTAAAGCCTAACAATTCTTTTGAATTTGTTAGGCTTTTTTGTGTTTAAGTTATTCGTTATCTTCATTGATACAATAAAGAAACCAATCTATGTTTGTAAAGAACAAATAGCCTGCTGCTGCACAAATAAGCTTCAAATGTATTTATTTATCTAAGGCTAGTTTTAATTCATTCAAATTTTTGGTTGTATTCAGTTGTTGATGTAAAACACCAACAATATATAAAAATATTCTTTTTAAGAAATTTAAACTAGATTCTAAAAGTCTAAAAAGGGCAAACAAATTATGTGATTTGTTTGCCCTTTTTTTCGTTTATATTTTTCTAGTTTTCAACTAGTTTATTGTATTGTTTTATATTGTATCCTTATTTAATTGTTGGTAAAAAAACAGCAACAATGGCTAAAGAAGTTAAGCTTATTACATTATAGACATTAATATAATTTTAATAAAAGTAAAAGACCGCCTTTAAGGCGGTCTTTATATTATATTTTATTGAAAAATAAAAGATTTAACTATTGTAGTACATAAACACCACCACTTAAAACAACTCTCATTTCCCATACTTCTGCAGTACCTGAATATACATCATATAGAACAGCAAATTTTTGTCCTTCAGCCATTCCAGGGAAGTTATTTAAAAGTACTGTATTAATATATGCTAATATAGATTCAGGGCTTTCATAATTATCAGTACCTTCTCTTACATCAAAATTATCGTAGTAACCAGGAAATCCATATTCAGTTCCTAAAGAATCATAATCTGCTTGCGTAAAAGTATACTTTATTGTGTTGTCTGGAACCCAATTATTACCATCGTGTCCAAATTGTGTAACAGGATCGTTTGCAGTCCATTCACCGTCAACAACAGTGTACAAGTTACCTTTAACAGATGTTGTTCCAGCATAATATTTGTACATAACAATTAAATTGTCTTCTTCTTGTGCATAAGAATCCATTTTACTCAAGAAAGTTGGTAAGTAGTTTTCAGGGATAATAGTACTATCAAAATTATCATATCTACCAGGAGTTCCTGATTCAGTTCCCATTGAATTGTAGTCAGAAGTACTTAAATAGTAAACTCCTTCCATTGCTTCCCAAGAACCATTAGTATATTGAAAATATGTTCCTTTAGAATCTGTTGTTCCTTCAATTCCAGGAACTTTGATTACTGCAAAATCAATTTGCCAAGTTGGAGCAGTTGAATCTGTAGCAATATATTTAAAAGCTACATGTATAGATTCACCATTATAAGCTGATAAATCAACTAATTCAGATAATACATAATCATAGTCATAATCTTCTCCAGAAGGCATAGTTTCAATAGTAAGTTCATCCCAAGTAGCAGCAGTATGATCACTTCCAGTAGTATAATCAGTTGAAACTAATACACTAATTAAATCCCAATCTCCATTTATAAATGGAGCAGCTTGGTTTATTTGAAAACTTGCATTTGTTTGATCTGTTAAATCAATTTCTGGAGAAATTAACCAATCTTCGTTTTGACCATCTCCATAAGCAGATATTTTAGCATATTCGTAATCTCCGTAGCTACTAGCATACCAATCTTTAGATCCCATTACATTTATAGCTTCAAAACCACTAAGATCACCATTAAAAGAAGCTTCGTAATAGTCAGAAAGACCAGTAGTAACTTCACCTACATATTGTTTGTAAGTTGTTAATATAATGTCACCTTCTTCAGGTGATGGAATGTTAGCTTCTAAAATATCCCCTATGTATTCTAATGGGTCTTCATTTGGGAAAAATCCAATAGCATTGCTTCCTCCCATTGGGTAATCTGAATTTGCTAAATAGTATGATTCTGCATTTGTAAGTTCAACAACTTCAGGAAGGTTGCTTAAACCATCTTTCATTTTGTAATGAATAATTGCAGAGGAACCATCACCCCAAACAGGGTATAAGTCGCTTAAGTAATTTGGCATTAAAGTTTTTACTTCATCAAGAGTAGAGAAACCGCCATCAACTCCAAGTTCATCATAATCATCATCAGTAAGTATTAATTCAACATCACCAACTATTACTTCTTCTTGAGCATCAATAGCTGAATAAATATCATCCATTGGGTCACAGCTTGTAAACACCAAGCCTAAAACCATCATTATATAAATTAATTTTTTCATTATTGTAATATTTTAAAAGTTAATTTTTGCACTTACGTTAAAAGTTCTTCCATATCCAAACCAAACTAGTGCAGTTGAATCAACAGAACCTGATCCATCTGTAGCATCAGCAATATATTCTGTATTAAATACATTGTTCATTCTTCCAATTAATGTAGCGTCTAAGTCACCAATTTTAAATCCGTGTCTTATACTCATATCAAAAGTAGAATAGTCAGGTGCTTTCCAAGCTTGAGGTCCTACAGAGCCTCTATCATTTGGATCATATGCTGCATATAAATCAGCAAAATAGTTAAAGTCAACTGTAAAGTTTGTTTTGTCCATTAATTCATAATCCAACCCTAATGCTGCAGTTGTTTGAGCTGCCTCAGCTACTTTTAATCCTTTAATATATAAGTCTACAGTATCAACTAAGTTTTGTTCTTCATCAAAAATTTGAACATCAGTTACATTATTATCCCAAGTCCAGTCACCTAAAGAAAGCATACCAATTACACTTAATTTTTCTGAAGGTCTGTAAGTAAAGTCTAATTCAATTCCTTGGTGAAGTGCATTTACACCTAATATATTTGCTGAATTAAAAGTTCCATCTGGGTTTTCAAAACTTCTTGTTAAAGTTCTATCTTGCCATTCAGTTCTATATATGTTAAGATTTGCTGCAAAATTTGCTCCTCTAAATCCGTAACCAAGTTCAGCACTAAATATTTTTTGATTTTCAGCATCTGCATTAATATGGTCATTATCATAATTTAAGAAAACCGCATCAAATCCTGGTGCTTTTTCAAAATATCCAATATTAGCAAAAACATTGTGTTCATCATTAATATTGTAGTTTGCTCCCCCTTTAATACTGTACCCTGTAAAGTTATATTTATCAGTTTCTTGATTTCCTGGTACATATTGGAAATAGTCAATTCTTTTATATGAAGTGTTTGAAAAAGCTGCAGAAATAAAACCTGCAATATTATCTTTATCGTACTCTAATTGAGTAAATAAACCTTGCCATCCCACTTCACCATCATTCCAATAATCTCTTTTATCACCAACTTGTAATGCAGCATTAGGGTTATTTACATCGCTATCGTCAAGCGCATAATCTGCACCTAATAAATCTGTAACTTCAGAGAAGTGTTTACCAGTATACATTCTTAAATCGATACCTCCAATAAATGATAAGTTTTCGTTTAATTCTGTTTTTAATGTAGATAAAGCACCAAACCAACTATGGTCATTTCTTGATGCTCTTAAATATGCTTCAGCACCTAAACCTAAATCACCATTTGCACGGTTTATTGCAACAATATTATCAATATCAATTGGTTGGTCATCACCACCAATTCTATTGTTAAACAAACTAGTGTTACCAGCAGTACCACCACCACCACCTGCTCCCCAAGAAGCGTACAATGCAGTAGATACGTTAGTTTTATCGTTAATTGTCCAATAATGGTTTAAAGAAGTTTGTGATTTGTGGTAGAAGTTATCTTCAACATTTACAACATTACCGTCTCTAAGTCCCCAGTTTGGGTTAAATTTTATACCACTTTCAGCATTTCTATATGTAGAAATTAAGCTTTGGTTTTGTCTTTGACCATGGTATTGCGGTGCTCCAAAAGAAGTTATTGCAATTTTATGATTATCATTTATTTGTTTTGAAATATTAATGAAGTAGTTGTAACCTTCAAATTCAGTTCCATCTACATAACCATCACCTTTTGTTTTTGAAGCAGAAATAGTTGCTGCAAATCCATTGTCAAGTAAACCAGTTGAAACAGTAGCTCCATATTTTTGGTATCCATCATTACCAACACCTGTAAAAATATTTCCACCTTTTTCTACATCTGTAGTTTTAGATAAAATATTTACTGTTCCTCCAATAGAAGGTAC
This window encodes:
- a CDS encoding TonB-dependent receptor domain-containing protein yields the protein MRKFKHLLMVVVLCTSATIFAQTKLTGKVVDETSQPLPGASIVVKGSSTGVSTDFDGNFTLETSISSGTIVVSFVGYEAKTLTFSGSKNFNAIALNPSAESLSEIVITATSFAIDRKTPVAVSTVKADVIEHKLGSQEFPEILKSTPGVYATKSGGGFGDGRLTLRGFNSENVAVMINGVPVNDMENGKVYWSNWAGLADVTSAMQVQRGLGASKLAVPSIGGTVNILSKTTDVEKGGNIFTGVGNDGYQKYGATVSTGLLDNGFAATISASKTKGDGYVDGTEFEGYNYFINISKQINDNHKIAITSFGAPQYHGQRQNQSLISTYRNAESGIKFNPNWGLRDGNVVNVEDNFYHKSQTSLNHYWTINDKTNVSTALYASWGAGGGGGTAGNTSLFNNRIGGDDQPIDIDNIVAINRANGDLGLGAEAYLRASRNDHSWFGALSTLKTELNENLSFIGGIDLRMYTGKHFSEVTDLLGADYALDDSDVNNPNAALQVGDKRDYWNDGEVGWQGLFTQLEYDKDNIAGFISAAFSNTSYKRIDYFQYVPGNQETDKYNFTGYSIKGGANYNINDEHNVFANIGYFEKAPGFDAVFLNYDNDHINADAENQKIFSAELGYGFRGANFAANLNIYRTEWQDRTLTRSFENPDGTFNSANILGVNALHQGIELDFTYRPSEKLSVIGMLSLGDWTWDNNVTDVQIFDEEQNLVDTVDLYIKGLKVAEAAQTTAALGLDYELMDKTNFTVDFNYFADLYAAYDPNDRGSVGPQAWKAPDYSTFDMSIRHGFKIGDLDATLIGRMNNVFNTEYIADATDGSGSVDSTALVWFGYGRTFNVSAKINF
- a CDS encoding choice-of-anchor J domain-containing protein, with the translated sequence MKKLIYIMMVLGLVFTSCDPMDDIYSAIDAQEEVIVGDVELILTDDDYDELGVDGGFSTLDEVKTLMPNYLSDLYPVWGDGSSAIIHYKMKDGLSNLPEVVELTNAESYYLANSDYPMGGSNAIGFFPNEDPLEYIGDILEANIPSPEEGDIILTTYKQYVGEVTTGLSDYYEASFNGDLSGFEAINVMGSKDWYASSYGDYEYAKISAYGDGQNEDWLISPEIDLTDQTNASFQINQAAPFINGDWDLISVLVSTDYTTGSDHTAATWDELTIETMPSGEDYDYDYVLSELVDLSAYNGESIHVAFKYIATDSTAPTWQIDFAVIKVPGIEGTTDSKGTYFQYTNGSWEAMEGVYYLSTSDYNSMGTESGTPGRYDNFDSTIIPENYLPTFLSKMDSYAQEEDNLIVMYKYYAGTTSVKGNLYTVVDGEWTANDPVTQFGHDGNNWVPDNTIKYTFTQADYDSLGTEYGFPGYYDNFDVREGTDNYESPESILAYINTVLLNNFPGMAEGQKFAVLYDVYSGTAEVWEMRVVLSGGVYVLQ